One Streptomyces hundungensis DNA segment encodes these proteins:
- a CDS encoding sugar ABC transporter ATP-binding protein, with amino-acid sequence MAPEHPAPAPRAAADEPAAALHAHGIVKRFGPTRALDGVGLTVRPGQSHALVGRNGAGKSTLVGVVTGLHRPDAGTVTFAGAPAPAFGDRAGWQSKIACVYQKSMVVPDLTVAENLFLNRFEGERIRWSRLRRRAADLLAEYGVNVDPDARARELPVEQRQFVEIARALSFGARLIVLDEPTAQLDARGIQRLFTKLRELQSQGVAFLFISHHLQEVYDLCTTVTVYRDARQILTASVADLPKDELVAAMTGERPGASTSSWRAATRATTAAEPVLVTRGLALDGAFEPLDLAVRPGEVLGVAGAAASGNTALGETLVGMRRATAGRVTVRGRTVRPGSVPHALDAGIGYIPEDRHRQGLVPERSVAENATLTVTDQLGPWGTVLPSRTREFARAMISSLDIRTQGPEQPVSGLSGGNQQKVVVARALARKPAVLVAVRPTAGVDVKSKDALLGVVRQVADRGSAAVIISDELDDLRVCDRVLALFHGRVVAQYDSGWSDGELVAAMEGMHGGEGRHGVDGMNEAGANGGEGER; translated from the coding sequence ATGGCCCCCGAACACCCTGCACCGGCACCCCGGGCCGCGGCGGACGAGCCCGCGGCCGCGCTGCACGCCCACGGCATCGTCAAACGCTTCGGACCCACCCGCGCCCTGGACGGCGTGGGCCTGACGGTCCGGCCCGGACAGTCGCACGCCCTCGTCGGACGCAACGGCGCCGGGAAGTCCACCCTCGTCGGCGTGGTCACCGGACTGCACCGGCCGGACGCGGGCACCGTCACCTTCGCCGGCGCACCCGCGCCCGCCTTCGGGGACCGGGCCGGCTGGCAGTCCAAGATCGCCTGCGTCTACCAGAAGTCCATGGTCGTCCCGGACCTGACCGTCGCCGAGAACCTCTTCCTCAACCGCTTCGAGGGCGAGCGCATCCGCTGGAGCCGGCTGCGCCGCCGCGCCGCGGACCTCCTCGCGGAGTACGGAGTGAACGTCGACCCGGACGCCCGGGCACGCGAACTCCCCGTGGAACAGCGCCAGTTCGTCGAGATCGCCCGGGCCCTGTCGTTCGGCGCCCGGCTCATCGTCCTGGACGAGCCCACCGCCCAGCTCGATGCGCGCGGCATCCAGCGCCTGTTCACCAAGCTCCGCGAACTCCAGTCGCAGGGCGTGGCGTTCCTGTTCATCTCGCACCACCTCCAGGAGGTGTACGACCTGTGCACCACGGTCACCGTCTACCGCGACGCCCGCCAGATCCTGACGGCGTCCGTCGCCGACCTGCCCAAGGACGAGCTGGTCGCCGCGATGACGGGGGAGCGGCCCGGCGCGAGCACCTCCTCCTGGCGGGCCGCCACCAGGGCCACGACGGCGGCGGAACCGGTCCTGGTGACCCGGGGGCTCGCCCTTGACGGCGCGTTCGAGCCGCTCGACCTCGCGGTGCGCCCCGGTGAGGTGCTCGGCGTGGCCGGCGCCGCGGCCAGCGGGAACACGGCGCTCGGCGAGACCCTCGTCGGGATGCGCCGGGCCACCGCCGGCCGGGTCACCGTGCGCGGCCGTACGGTGAGACCGGGCAGCGTGCCGCACGCCCTGGACGCGGGCATCGGCTACATCCCCGAGGACCGGCACCGCCAGGGCCTGGTGCCGGAGCGTTCGGTCGCCGAGAACGCCACGCTCACCGTCACCGACCAGCTCGGGCCGTGGGGGACCGTACTGCCCTCCAGGACACGGGAGTTCGCCCGCGCGATGATCTCCTCGCTCGACATCAGGACCCAGGGCCCCGAGCAACCCGTCTCGGGCCTGTCGGGCGGCAACCAGCAGAAGGTCGTGGTCGCTCGCGCCCTGGCCCGGAAACCGGCCGTGCTGGTCGCGGTGCGCCCCACGGCGGGCGTGGACGTGAAGTCCAAGGACGCGCTCCTCGGCGTGGTGCGCCAGGTCGCCGACCGGGGCAGCGCGGCGGTGATCATCTCGGACGAGCTCGACGACCTGAGGGTGTGCGACCGGGTGCTCGCCCTGTTCCACGGCCGGGTCGTGGCCCAGTACGACAGCGGATGGAGCGACGGCGAACTGGTCGCCGCGATGGAAGGCATGCACGGTGGGGAAGGCAGGCACGGTGTGGACGGCATGAACGAGGCGGGCGCCAACGGCGGCGAGGGGGAGCGGTGA
- a CDS encoding HAD family hydrolase: protein MTSTVPAAVAGSPALDATRTRQSATGEGGALQAVLLDMDGTLVDTEGFWWEAECEAFATLGHVLDESWRDIVVGGPMTRSAGFLIEATGADISMPELTVLLNDHFEARIARGVPLMPGAARLLDELAAHDIPTALVSASHRRIIDKIVDSLGPSHFALTVAGDEVARTKPHPDPYLIAARGLGADPARCAVVEDTATGVASAEAAGCRVVAVPSVAAIAPTGGRVVVDSLEEIDLAFLRALITRLN, encoded by the coding sequence ATGACCAGTACGGTCCCCGCTGCCGTCGCAGGTTCCCCAGCTCTCGACGCCACCCGGACGCGGCAGAGCGCGACGGGCGAGGGCGGTGCGCTCCAGGCCGTCCTGCTCGACATGGACGGCACCCTCGTCGACACCGAGGGCTTCTGGTGGGAGGCCGAGTGCGAGGCGTTCGCGACCCTCGGGCACGTCCTGGACGAGTCGTGGCGGGACATCGTGGTGGGCGGCCCCATGACGCGCAGCGCGGGCTTCCTGATCGAGGCCACGGGCGCCGACATCTCCATGCCCGAGCTGACCGTACTGCTCAACGACCACTTCGAGGCCCGGATCGCGCGCGGGGTGCCGCTGATGCCGGGCGCCGCCCGGCTGCTCGACGAGCTCGCCGCCCATGACATCCCGACCGCCCTGGTCTCCGCCTCGCACCGGCGCATCATCGACAAGATCGTGGACTCGCTCGGCCCGTCCCACTTCGCCCTCACCGTCGCCGGCGACGAGGTGGCCCGCACCAAGCCGCACCCCGACCCGTATCTGATCGCGGCCCGCGGGCTCGGCGCGGACCCGGCCAGATGCGCGGTCGTGGAGGACACCGCGACCGGGGTCGCGTCCGCCGAGGCGGCCGGCTGCCGGGTGGTCGCGGTGCCCTCGGTCGCCGCCATCGCGCCCACCGGGGGCCGCGTCGTGGTCGACTCTCTCGAAGAGATCGACCTGGCCTTTCTGCGGGCGCTGATCACCCGCCTGAACTGA
- a CDS encoding IclR family transcriptional regulator — translation MARNIQSLERAAAMLRLLAGGERRLGLSDVASSLGLAKGTAHGILRTLQAEGFVEQDPASGRYQLGAELLRLGNSYLDVHELRARALVWTDDLARSSGESVYVGVLHQQGVLIMHHVFRPDDSRQVLEVGAMQPLHSTALGKVLSAYDPVAHTEAVESVREAFTPRTVTAQDGFEGVLDLIRARGWGSDVEETWEGVASVAAPIHDRRRMPVGAVGVTGAVERVCQDGEVRPELVAAVRDCARAVSRDLGAGRF, via the coding sequence ATGGCGCGCAACATTCAGTCGCTCGAACGGGCGGCCGCCATGCTGCGACTGCTCGCGGGGGGCGAGCGACGGCTCGGCCTCTCCGACGTGGCCTCCTCGCTGGGCCTGGCCAAGGGCACCGCACACGGCATTCTGCGCACCTTGCAGGCCGAGGGCTTCGTGGAGCAGGACCCGGCGTCGGGCCGCTACCAGCTGGGCGCCGAGCTGCTGCGCCTGGGCAACAGCTATCTGGACGTCCACGAGCTGCGGGCCCGCGCGCTGGTGTGGACGGACGACCTGGCCCGCTCCAGCGGCGAGAGCGTGTACGTGGGGGTGCTGCACCAGCAGGGCGTGCTGATCATGCACCACGTCTTCCGGCCCGACGACAGCCGGCAGGTCCTCGAAGTGGGCGCCATGCAGCCGCTGCACTCGACGGCCCTGGGCAAGGTGCTCTCGGCGTACGACCCGGTGGCCCACACCGAGGCGGTGGAGAGCGTGCGCGAGGCGTTCACCCCTCGCACGGTGACCGCCCAGGACGGCTTCGAGGGCGTACTCGACCTCATCAGGGCGCGCGGCTGGGGCTCGGACGTCGAGGAGACCTGGGAGGGCGTCGCCTCGGTGGCGGCGCCCATCCACGACCGGCGCCGGATGCCGGTCGGCGCGGTGGGGGTGACGGGCGCCGTGGAGCGGGTCTGCCAGGACGGCGAGGTGCGGCCCGAGCTGGTGGCGGCGGTGCGCGACTGCGCCCGCGCGGTCTCCCGGGACCTGGGCGCCGGGCGCTTCTAG
- a CDS encoding serine/threonine protein kinase, which yields MSAPSTDLFQPLRPDDPDAVGGYRLTAVLGAGGMGKVYLSYTPGGRPIALKVIRPEFSEDPEFRRCFQQEVRAAQRVQGLYTAPVIDFDTEGTQPWLATAYVPGPSLAHAVARHGRLPLRSVLLLAVGVAEALHVIHGAGIVHRDLKPANVLLAGDGPRVIDFGIARAADATSLTGSGVSVGTPAFMAPEQAAAGTVTAATDIFALGQIVAFAAIGAPAYGEGSSHAVLYRIVHEEPDLSALPEELRPLVTRCLSRDPADRPSLTEVIQLCHDLSPVPLRQGEDWLPQAVAGSITERLKLPEPAKTPPPRPAVAPTPTEVSAQPPTQGAHPNAYLPTSHGIAAAPTQGVPTGPSHAPMAPGAMGPGYPTPPPGQQPGYPTHPGYQTHPGYQTPPPGYGPGYPATSPGHHPGHPAPAANGKRKGLIIAGSIVAAVAGLVIIGALLPKGGSHDKAKSSSPVPASSSGAKRNGSTGGSQNSGQQRSDPKPASYQGINLTANYQLMLADNPPRPGSGGNAGVMYNHGDLYFYRDSLFGDTKLGTDNGKLVVLNNSEKGSLATCRAETRYTDKVGLDQLTDGSEVCVLSDAGHIAVMTYRGKSGANDPSTYITLDLTVWRNAEDPKKSS from the coding sequence ATGAGTGCACCTTCCACCGACCTTTTCCAGCCGCTCAGGCCCGACGACCCGGACGCGGTGGGCGGCTATCGGCTGACCGCGGTCCTCGGCGCGGGCGGCATGGGCAAGGTGTACCTCTCCTACACGCCGGGCGGCCGGCCCATCGCCCTCAAGGTGATCCGGCCCGAGTTCAGCGAGGACCCCGAGTTCCGGCGGTGCTTCCAGCAGGAGGTGCGCGCGGCCCAGCGGGTGCAGGGCCTCTACACCGCCCCGGTCATCGACTTCGACACCGAGGGCACCCAGCCCTGGCTGGCCACGGCCTACGTGCCGGGTCCCTCCCTCGCGCACGCGGTGGCCCGGCACGGGCGGCTGCCGCTGCGCAGCGTGCTGCTCCTTGCCGTGGGCGTCGCCGAGGCGCTGCACGTCATCCACGGCGCGGGCATCGTCCACCGTGACCTGAAGCCGGCGAACGTGCTCCTGGCCGGCGACGGCCCCCGCGTCATCGACTTCGGCATCGCGCGCGCGGCGGACGCCACCTCGCTGACCGGCAGCGGCGTCAGCGTGGGCACGCCCGCCTTCATGGCGCCCGAACAGGCCGCCGCCGGCACGGTCACGGCGGCCACCGACATCTTCGCGCTCGGCCAGATCGTGGCGTTCGCGGCGATCGGCGCGCCCGCCTACGGCGAGGGGTCCTCGCACGCGGTGCTGTACCGCATCGTGCACGAGGAGCCCGACCTCAGCGCGCTGCCCGAGGAGCTGCGGCCCCTGGTGACGCGCTGCCTCAGCCGTGACCCGGCGGACCGGCCCTCCCTGACCGAGGTCATCCAGCTGTGCCACGACCTCTCCCCGGTGCCGCTGCGCCAGGGCGAGGACTGGCTGCCCCAGGCGGTCGCGGGCTCCATCACCGAGCGCCTGAAGCTGCCGGAACCGGCGAAGACCCCGCCGCCCCGGCCGGCCGTCGCGCCGACCCCCACCGAGGTCTCCGCCCAGCCCCCGACGCAGGGCGCGCATCCGAACGCGTACCTGCCGACCAGTCACGGCATCGCCGCCGCGCCGACCCAGGGCGTCCCCACGGGCCCGTCGCACGCCCCCATGGCTCCGGGCGCGATGGGACCCGGCTACCCGACACCGCCGCCCGGCCAACAGCCCGGCTATCCGACCCACCCCGGATACCAGACCCACCCCGGATACCAGACGCCGCCGCCCGGATACGGCCCCGGCTACCCGGCGACTTCGCCGGGCCACCACCCCGGCCATCCGGCGCCCGCGGCGAACGGCAAGCGCAAGGGCCTGATCATCGCGGGGTCCATCGTGGCGGCGGTGGCCGGCCTCGTGATCATCGGCGCTCTGCTGCCGAAGGGCGGCTCCCACGACAAGGCCAAGAGCAGCTCCCCCGTACCCGCCTCCTCCTCGGGCGCCAAGCGCAACGGGAGCACCGGCGGCTCCCAGAACAGCGGGCAGCAGCGCTCCGACCCCAAGCCGGCCTCGTACCAGGGCATCAACCTGACGGCCAACTACCAGCTGATGCTGGCCGACAACCCGCCGCGCCCCGGCTCCGGCGGCAACGCCGGGGTGATGTACAACCACGGAGATCTCTACTTCTACCGGGACAGCCTCTTCGGCGACACCAAGCTCGGCACCGACAACGGCAAGCTGGTCGTGCTGAACAACTCGGAGAAGGGTTCGCTGGCGACCTGCCGCGCCGAGACCCGCTACACCGACAAGGTCGGCCTCGACCAGCTCACGGACGGGTCGGAGGTCTGTGTGCTCAGCGACGCGGGCCACATCGCGGTGATGACCTACCGCGGCAAGTCGGGCGCGAACGACCCGAGCACCTACATCACCCTGGACCTCACGGTCTGGCGCAACGCCGAGGACCCCAAGAAGTCCTCCTGA
- a CDS encoding FadR/GntR family transcriptional regulator translates to MAVTDEAIEKIKEMIVSGALRPGDRLPKESELAAELGLSRNSLREAVRALSLIRILDVRQGDGTYVTSLDPQVLLEAMSFVVDFHRDDTVLEFLAVRRILEPAATAMAAPRITEPELASLDAQLAALGDAPSVEELVLADLEFHRGIVAASGNSVLCSLLDGLSGPTTRARIWRGLTQEDAVGRTLREHRAILAALRDRDAEAARSWATVHIASVEQWLRSTL, encoded by the coding sequence ATGGCTGTCACCGACGAGGCCATCGAGAAGATCAAGGAAATGATCGTCTCCGGTGCGCTGCGGCCGGGCGACCGGCTCCCCAAGGAGAGCGAACTGGCGGCGGAGCTCGGCCTGTCGCGCAACTCCCTGCGCGAGGCGGTACGGGCGCTGTCCCTCATCCGCATCCTCGACGTCCGCCAGGGCGACGGCACCTATGTCACCAGCCTGGATCCCCAGGTCCTGCTCGAGGCGATGAGCTTCGTCGTCGACTTCCACCGCGACGACACGGTCCTGGAGTTCCTCGCGGTACGCCGCATCCTGGAGCCGGCCGCCACCGCGATGGCGGCGCCCCGGATCACCGAGCCCGAACTGGCCTCGCTGGACGCGCAGTTGGCGGCCCTGGGCGATGCCCCCTCGGTGGAGGAGCTGGTCCTCGCGGACCTCGAATTCCACCGGGGCATCGTGGCGGCCTCCGGGAACTCGGTGCTGTGCTCACTGCTCGACGGGCTTTCCGGGCCCACCACCCGGGCCCGCATCTGGCGGGGCCTGACCCAGGAGGACGCGGTGGGCCGGACGCTGCGCGAACACCGGGCGATCCTGGCCGCGTTGCGGGACCGGGACGCGGAGGCGGCCCGGTCCTGGGCGACGGTGCACATCGCGAGCGTGGAGCAGTGGCTGAGGTCGACGCTCTGA
- a CDS encoding MIP/aquaporin family protein: MSSHDIFIGEIIGTAVLILLGGGVCAAVTLKRSKARNAGWLAITFGWGFAVLTGAYISAPLSGAHLNPAVTLGLAIEGGTKWSDVPVYLGGQILGAMLGAVLVWLAYYGQFHAHLTDREIVGDAKSVEARESEAGPVLGVFSTGPEIRNVVQNLVTEIIATIVLVLAILTQGLNGDGKGLGVIGVLITALVVVGIGLSLGGPTGYAINPVRDLGPRIVHALLPLPNKGGSDWGYAWIPVVGPLIGGAIAGGIYNIAFA; this comes from the coding sequence GTGTCCAGCCACGACATCTTCATCGGCGAGATCATCGGTACCGCCGTTCTCATCCTGCTGGGCGGCGGCGTGTGCGCCGCCGTCACGCTGAAGCGCTCGAAGGCGCGTAACGCCGGATGGCTCGCGATCACCTTCGGGTGGGGCTTCGCGGTGCTGACCGGCGCCTACATCTCCGCTCCCCTCTCGGGCGCCCACCTCAACCCCGCGGTGACCCTGGGTCTCGCGATCGAGGGCGGCACCAAGTGGAGCGACGTCCCCGTGTACCTCGGCGGACAGATCCTCGGCGCCATGCTCGGCGCGGTGCTGGTGTGGCTGGCCTACTACGGCCAGTTCCACGCCCATCTGACCGACCGCGAGATCGTCGGTGACGCCAAGTCCGTCGAGGCCCGAGAGAGCGAGGCCGGCCCGGTGCTCGGCGTCTTCTCGACCGGCCCGGAGATCCGCAACGTGGTCCAGAACCTCGTCACGGAGATCATCGCCACCATCGTGCTGGTTCTCGCGATCCTGACGCAGGGCCTCAACGGCGATGGCAAGGGACTCGGCGTCATCGGTGTCCTGATCACGGCGCTCGTCGTGGTCGGCATCGGCCTCTCGCTCGGTGGCCCGACGGGCTACGCGATCAACCCGGTCCGCGACCTCGGCCCGCGCATCGTGCACGCCCTGCTGCCGCTGCCCAACAAGGGCGGCTCCGACTGGGGCTACGCGTGGATCCCGGTCGTCGGCCCGCTGATCGGCGGAGCGATCGCCGGTGGCATATACAACATCGCCTTCGCCTGA
- the glpK gene encoding glycerol kinase GlpK produces the protein MSEIHSSGPFIAAIDQGTTSSRCIVFDKDGRIVSVDQKEHEQIFPKPGWVEHDATEIWTNVQEVVAGAIDKAGITSADVKAIGITNQRETTLMWDKNTGEPVHNALVWQDTRTDALCRELGRNVGQDRFRRQTGLPLASYFAGPKVRWLLDNVEGLRERAERGDILFGTMDSWVIWNLTGGTDGGVHVTDVTNASRTLLMNLHDMAWDEKILQSMDIPAAVLPEIRSSAEVYGHAKGGVLDGIPVASALGDQQAALFGQTCFSEGEAKSTYGTGTFMLMNTGDKPVNSYNGLLTTVGYQIGDQKPVYALEGSIAVTGSLVQWMRDQMGMIKTAAEIETLASSVEDNGGAYFVPAFSGLFAPYWRPDARGVIAGLTRYVTKAHIARAVLEATAWQTREISDAMTKDSGVELTALKVDGGMTSNNLLMQTLSDFLDAPVVRPMVAETTCLGAAYAAGLAVGFWPDTDALRANWRRAAEWTPRMDADRRDSEYKSWLKAVERTMGWIEDEE, from the coding sequence ATGAGCGAGATCCACTCCTCCGGCCCGTTCATCGCGGCCATCGACCAGGGCACCACCTCCAGCCGCTGCATCGTCTTCGACAAGGACGGCCGGATCGTCTCGGTCGACCAGAAGGAGCACGAGCAGATCTTCCCCAAGCCGGGCTGGGTCGAGCACGACGCCACCGAGATCTGGACCAACGTCCAGGAGGTCGTGGCGGGCGCGATCGACAAGGCGGGCATCACCTCCGCCGACGTCAAGGCGATCGGCATCACCAACCAGCGTGAGACCACGCTGATGTGGGACAAGAACACCGGCGAGCCCGTGCACAACGCGCTGGTCTGGCAGGACACCCGTACCGACGCGCTCTGTCGCGAGCTCGGCCGCAACGTCGGCCAGGACCGCTTCCGCCGCCAGACCGGCCTTCCGCTCGCCTCCTACTTCGCCGGCCCCAAGGTGCGCTGGCTGCTCGACAACGTCGAGGGGCTGCGCGAGCGCGCCGAGCGCGGCGACATCCTCTTCGGCACCATGGACTCCTGGGTCATCTGGAACCTGACCGGCGGCACCGACGGCGGTGTCCACGTCACGGACGTCACCAACGCCTCGCGCACCCTCCTGATGAACCTGCACGACATGGCGTGGGACGAGAAGATCCTCCAGTCCATGGACATCCCGGCGGCCGTGCTGCCCGAGATCCGCTCCTCCGCCGAGGTGTACGGACACGCCAAGGGCGGCGTCCTGGACGGCATCCCCGTCGCCTCCGCGCTCGGTGACCAGCAGGCGGCCCTGTTCGGCCAGACCTGCTTCTCCGAGGGCGAGGCCAAGTCCACCTACGGCACCGGCACCTTCATGCTGATGAACACCGGTGACAAGCCCGTCAACTCCTACAACGGCCTGTTGACGACGGTGGGTTACCAGATCGGCGACCAGAAGCCGGTCTACGCCCTCGAAGGCTCCATCGCCGTCACCGGCTCGCTCGTCCAGTGGATGCGCGACCAGATGGGCATGATCAAGACCGCCGCTGAGATCGAGACCCTGGCCTCCTCGGTCGAGGACAACGGCGGCGCGTACTTCGTGCCGGCCTTCTCAGGCCTGTTCGCCCCGTACTGGCGCCCCGACGCCCGCGGTGTGATCGCCGGCCTCACCCGGTACGTCACCAAGGCGCACATCGCGCGCGCCGTCCTTGAGGCCACCGCCTGGCAGACCCGCGAGATCAGCGACGCCATGACGAAGGACTCCGGCGTCGAGCTGACCGCGCTCAAGGTCGACGGCGGCATGACCTCCAACAACCTGCTGATGCAGACCCTCTCGGACTTCCTGGACGCGCCGGTGGTGCGTCCGATGGTCGCCGAGACGACCTGCCTCGGCGCCGCCTACGCCGCCGGCCTCGCCGTCGGCTTCTGGCCGGACACCGACGCGCTGCGCGCCAACTGGCGCCGGGCGGCGGAATGGACCCCTCGCATGGACGCCGACAGGCGTGACAGCGAGTACAAGAGCTGGCTCAAGGCCGTAGAGCGGACCATGGGCTGGATCGAGGACGAGGAGTAA
- a CDS encoding ABC transporter permease, producing MRDTSPLGRFSHIRWSDFSLVPVILVLVVIGFVVSPVFLTSDNLISVIQQSSELSLLVLGQALILICGRMDLSLESTIGIAPVIAMWLVLPSSAGAGRFTGVGLLPGWTAIPVCLLVGLAIGAFNGFLMLRLNVNGFIATLGMLTMLRGLHIGITGGRSIIDMPPSFRYLGMTDWLGVPAAVWICLALFAMGGAALAWLRHGRSLYAIGGNPEAARAGGIRVDRVTWTVLAVGGLLAAFAGILYTGHYGSVAANQGNGWIFQVFAAAVIGGISLKGGRGTLFGALTGVLTLQLVVNVMTLGGVPALWNQFLNGAIIIVALVISRFASGEKQD from the coding sequence ATGCGGGACACGAGCCCGCTCGGACGCTTCTCCCACATCCGCTGGAGCGACTTCTCGCTGGTCCCCGTGATCCTCGTCCTGGTGGTGATCGGCTTCGTCGTCTCGCCGGTGTTCCTCACCTCGGACAACCTGATCAGCGTCATCCAGCAGTCCTCCGAGCTGAGCCTGCTCGTCCTGGGACAGGCCCTGATCCTGATCTGCGGCCGCATGGACCTGTCCCTGGAGTCGACGATCGGCATCGCGCCCGTCATCGCGATGTGGCTGGTGCTTCCGTCCTCGGCGGGGGCCGGGCGCTTCACCGGAGTCGGCCTGCTGCCCGGCTGGACGGCGATCCCGGTCTGCCTCCTGGTCGGCCTGGCCATCGGCGCGTTCAACGGCTTCCTGATGCTGCGGCTGAACGTGAACGGCTTCATCGCCACGCTCGGGATGCTGACGATGCTGCGCGGACTGCACATCGGCATCACCGGGGGCCGCTCCATCATCGACATGCCGCCGTCCTTCCGCTACCTCGGGATGACGGACTGGCTGGGCGTGCCCGCCGCGGTCTGGATCTGCCTCGCGCTCTTCGCGATGGGCGGGGCGGCGCTGGCGTGGCTGCGCCACGGGCGGTCGCTGTACGCGATCGGCGGCAACCCGGAGGCGGCCCGGGCGGGGGGCATCCGGGTCGACCGGGTCACCTGGACCGTGCTGGCCGTCGGCGGCCTGCTGGCCGCGTTCGCGGGGATCCTCTACACCGGGCACTACGGCTCGGTCGCGGCGAACCAGGGCAACGGCTGGATCTTCCAGGTGTTCGCGGCCGCGGTGATCGGCGGTATCTCCCTGAAGGGCGGCCGGGGCACCCTCTTCGGCGCCCTGACGGGCGTCCTCACACTCCAACTGGTGGTCAACGTCATGACCTTGGGCGGGGTCCCCGCGCTCTGGAACCAGTTCCTCAACGGAGCGATCATCATCGTGGCCCTGGTGATCAGCCGCTTCGCGAGCGGAGAGAAGCAGGATTGA
- a CDS encoding glycerol-3-phosphate dehydrogenase/oxidase — translation MTTLQSVPALGTHPASGSTVSSFKAVGRAETREQLSKATYDLLVIGGGILGISTAWHAAQSGLRVALVDAGDFAGATSSASSKLLHGGLRYLQTGAVKLVAENHFERRAVSRQVAPHLANPLTFYLPVYKGGPHGAAKLGAGVFAYSALSAFGDGVGHLLSPAKAAADVPELRTDNLKAVAVYGDDQMNDARMALMTVRAAVEAGAVVLNHAEVTGLRFTKGRVTGADLKDRMDGEEFGVDARLVLNATGPWVDHLRKMEDPNSAPSIRLSKGAHLVLKRTAPWKAALATPIDKYRITFALPWEDMLLLGTTDEEFEGDPADVKVTEADTAQILDEAAFSIRDQQLSRDLITYSFAGLRVLPGGPGDTSKAKRETVVTEGRGGMLSVAGGKWTTFRHIGRTVMKKLEQLPGHPLGNDFEPISELPGKMPLPGIANPRAVAHRLMVDGASSGPHMAADTAKHLATHYGSLSFDIARLAAEDPALAERVHPDAPEIWAQVAYARDHEWAETADDVLRRRTTLTIRGLATDEIRAKVDDLLGEKN, via the coding sequence ATGACCACCTTGCAGAGCGTCCCTGCCCTCGGGACGCACCCGGCTTCCGGCTCCACTGTGTCTTCCTTCAAGGCAGTGGGCCGCGCCGAGACTCGGGAGCAACTGTCCAAGGCGACGTACGACCTCCTGGTCATCGGCGGCGGCATCCTGGGCATCTCCACCGCCTGGCACGCCGCGCAGTCCGGTCTGCGGGTGGCCCTGGTGGACGCCGGCGACTTCGCCGGCGCCACCTCCTCCGCCTCCTCCAAGCTGCTCCACGGCGGTCTGCGCTACTTGCAGACCGGCGCGGTGAAGCTGGTGGCGGAGAACCACTTCGAGCGGCGTGCGGTGTCCCGTCAGGTGGCCCCGCACCTCGCCAACCCGCTCACGTTCTACCTGCCGGTGTACAAGGGCGGCCCGCACGGCGCCGCCAAGCTGGGCGCGGGCGTCTTCGCCTACTCGGCGCTTTCCGCCTTCGGTGACGGCGTCGGCCACCTGCTCTCCCCCGCCAAGGCCGCGGCGGACGTGCCGGAGCTGCGCACCGACAACCTGAAGGCCGTGGCCGTGTACGGCGACGACCAGATGAACGACGCCCGCATGGCCCTGATGACGGTGCGCGCCGCCGTCGAGGCCGGCGCGGTCGTCCTCAACCACGCCGAGGTCACCGGGCTGCGCTTCACCAAGGGCCGGGTGACGGGTGCGGACCTCAAGGACCGCATGGACGGCGAGGAGTTCGGCGTCGACGCGCGGCTCGTCCTCAACGCGACCGGCCCCTGGGTCGACCACCTGCGCAAGATGGAGGACCCGAACTCGGCCCCCTCCATACGCCTCTCCAAGGGCGCGCACCTGGTCCTCAAGCGCACCGCGCCCTGGAAGGCGGCGCTGGCCACCCCGATCGACAAGTACCGGATCACCTTCGCGCTGCCGTGGGAGGACATGCTCCTGCTCGGCACCACCGACGAGGAGTTCGAGGGCGACCCGGCGGATGTGAAGGTCACCGAGGCGGACACCGCGCAGATCCTGGACGAGGCCGCGTTCTCGATCCGCGACCAGCAGCTGTCCCGCGATCTGATCACCTACTCCTTCGCCGGTCTGCGGGTCCTGCCCGGCGGTCCGGGCGACACCTCCAAGGCCAAGCGCGAGACGGTCGTCACCGAGGGCCGCGGCGGCATGCTGTCGGTGGCCGGCGGCAAGTGGACGACCTTCCGCCACATCGGCCGCACCGTGATGAAGAAGCTGGAGCAGCTGCCGGGGCACCCGCTCGGCAACGACTTCGAGCCCATCTCCGAGCTCCCCGGCAAGATGCCGCTGCCCGGCATCGCCAACCCGCGTGCCGTCGCCCACCGCCTGATGGTGGACGGCGCGTCGTCCGGCCCGCACATGGCCGCCGACACCGCCAAGCACCTGGCCACGCACTACGGTTCGCTCTCCTTCGACATCGCCCGCCTGGCCGCCGAGGACCCGGCGCTGGCCGAGCGCGTCCACCCGGACGCCCCCGAGATCTGGGCGCAGGTCGCCTACGCCCGTGACCACGAGTGGGCCGAGACCGCGGACGACGTGCTGCGGCGCCGTACGACCCTGACGATCCGGGGTCTGGCCACGGACGAGATCCGTGCCAAGGTCGACGATCTGCTCGGCGAGAAGAACTGA